The following are from one region of the Capsicum annuum cultivar UCD-10X-F1 chromosome 1, UCD10Xv1.1, whole genome shotgun sequence genome:
- the LOC107868853 gene encoding uncharacterized protein LOC107868853 has translation MELALANATNTISTIENMLSSKEFDPFAIDCLKDCLELYADAIAMLVDAFTAYLSEHFDIATVLMRTVMDAASTCDEGFTEKKGGLTLLAKENYNLFQLSDISSCIIKQISSVPS, from the coding sequence ATGGAGCTGGCTCTAGCAAATGCTACTAACACGATATCGACCATAGAGAACATGCTCAGTAGCAAAGAGTTTGATCCTTTTGCTATTGATTGCTTAAAAGATTGCTTGGAACTTTATGCAGATGCTATTGCCATGCTGGTGGATGCTTTTACCGCGTACTTGTCTGAGCATTTTGATATAGCTACTGTACTAATGAGGACAGTTATGGACGCGGCATCAACGTGTGATGAAGGGTTCACTGAGAAGAAAGGAGGGTTGACACTACTAGCAAAGGAGAATTACAATCTCTTTCAATTGAGTGACATCTCTTCATGCATCATCAAACAAATTTCATCTGTTCCTTCTTAA